One Anolis carolinensis isolate JA03-04 chromosome 4, rAnoCar3.1.pri, whole genome shotgun sequence DNA window includes the following coding sequences:
- the LOC100558358 gene encoding tubulin beta-1 chain, translating to MREIVHIQAGQCGNQIGAKFWEVISDEHGIDPTGSYQGEADLQLERISVYYNEAAGNKYVPRAILVDLEPGTMDSVRSGPFGQIFRPDNFVFGQSGAGNNWAKGHYTEGAELVDAVLDVVRKESESCDCLQGFQLTHSLGGGTGSGMGTLLISKIREEYPDRIMNTFSVMPSPKVSDTVVEPYNATLSVHQLVENTDETYCIDNEALYDICFRTLKLTTPTYGDLNHLVSATMSGVTTCLRFPGQLNADLRKLAVNMVPFPRLHFFMPGFAPLTSRGSQQYRALTVPELTQQMFDSKNMMAACDPRHGRYLTVAAIFRGRMSMKEVDEQMLNIQNKNSSYFVEWIPNNVKTAVCDIPPRGLKMSATFIGNSTAIQELFKRISEQFTAMFRRKAFLHWYTGEGMDEMEFTEAESNMNDLVSEYQQYQDATADEQGEFEEEGEEDEA from the exons ATGCGGGAGATTGTACACATCCAAGCCGGCCAGTGCGGGAACCAGATAGGAGCCAAG TTCTGGGAAGTCATCAGTGATGAGCACGGCATCGATCCCACTGGCAGCTACCAAGGAGAAGCTGACCTGCAGCTGGAGCGAATCAGCGTCTATTACAACGAAGCTGCCG GAAACAAGTATGTTCCACGTGCCATCCTTGTTGACTTGGAGCCTGGAACAATGGACTCAGTCAGGTCTGGACCTTTTGGCCAGATCTTTAGGCCTGACAACTTTGTCTTCG GTCAGAGTGGTGCTGGGAACAACTGGGCCAAAGGCCACTACACAGAGGGTGCCGAATTGGTGGACGCTGTGCTGGATGTGGTCAGGAAGGAGTCCGAGAGCTGCGACTGCCTTCAGGGCTTCCAGCTCACCCATTCGCTGGGCGGTGGCACCGGCTCTGGGATGGGCACCCTCCTCATCAGCAAGATCAGGGAGGAGTATCCCGACAGGATCATGAACACCTTCAGCGTAATGCCCTCACCCAAGGTGTCGGACACAGTGGTTGAGCCATACAATGCCACCCTCTCCGTCCACCAGCTGGTGGAGAACACAGACGAAACCTACTGTATTGACAATGAGGCTCTCTATGACATCTGCTTCCGCACACTGAAGCTCACCACGCCGACCTACGGGGATCTCAACCACTTGGTCTCGGCCACCATGAGCGGGGTCACCACCTGCCTCCGGTTCCCCGGACAACTCAATGCAGATCTTCGCAAGCTGGCGGTCAACATGGTGCCTTTCCCTCGCTTGCATTTCTTCATGCCGGGCTTTGCTCCGCTGACCAGCCGCGGCAGCCAGCAGTACCGGGCCCTGACGGTGCCAGAGCTCACCCAGCAGATGTTTGATTCTAAAAACATGATGGCGGCCTGCGACCCACGCCACGGACGCTATCTGACTGTGGCGGCCATCTTCCGAGGCAGGATGTCCATGAAGGAAGTGGATGAGCAGATGCTCAACATCCAGAACAAGAACAGCAGCTACTTTGTGGAATGGATCCCCAACAACGTGAAGACGGCCGTATGCGACATCCCGCCACGAGGCCTCAAAATGTCCGCCACATTCATTGGTAATAGCACAGCCATCCAAGAGCTGTTCAAGAGGATCTCAGAGCAGTTCACAGCCATGTTCCGGCGCAAGGCCTTCTTGCATTGGTACACCGGTGAGGGCATGGATGAAATGGAGTTCACGGAAGCCGAGAGCAACATGAACGACCTGGTGTCCGAATACCAACAATATCAAGATGCTACTGCTGATGAGCAGGGTGAATTTGAGGAGGAGGGCGAAGAAGACGAAGCTTAG